The following proteins are encoded in a genomic region of Bosea beijingensis:
- a CDS encoding ABC transporter ATP-binding protein has translation MDILRINDLRIGFTIHGLARDVVKGVSLRVPAGKTVALVGESGSGKSVISQAIMGLLPRAGGITGGEILFRDPQAPETVVDIATLPAEGEGIRALRGGRIGMIFQEPMSSLSPVHTIGDQIEEALLLHRPMPKAEARELIEAMLRRVGFKDPKRAFGLYSFELSGGLRQRAMLAMALICQPALLIADEPTTALDVTIQAQVLDLMRDLQAEMGMAILLITHDLGVVANMADEVVVIFHGEIMERGPVEDIFRRPRHPYLKALLDASPHFDMQDGERLVALREARPRPVVAAPPPKPAADAAPLLSVRGLHKTYVTGSRGFFGKGSQTSVKAVDDVSFDIRRGECLGLVGESGCGKTTVSKIIMRAVTPDSGEIVFDDGRQRVDVLGLDGEDLRRFRPRVQMIFQDPVSSLSPRMTVMNILREPLVIHDRGDAAEQDERVRNLMQDVGLDTRFLNRYPHSFSGGQRQRIGIARALALDPELIICDEPVSALDVSVQAQILNLLKDLQAERGLTFLFISHNLAVVNYMADRIAVMANGRIVELAPRHALFTRPTHPYTKALLRSVPFADLDRRLDFKLAAPGGASDDSHWDKAFKAGADEDALAHLPLGDGHYVLARRNADIRELVP, from the coding sequence ATGGATATCCTGCGCATCAACGACCTGCGTATCGGCTTCACGATCCACGGCCTCGCCCGTGACGTCGTGAAGGGCGTCAGCCTGCGCGTTCCCGCCGGCAAGACCGTCGCGCTGGTCGGCGAATCCGGTTCCGGCAAATCGGTGATCTCGCAGGCCATCATGGGGCTCCTGCCCCGCGCCGGCGGCATCACCGGCGGCGAGATCCTGTTCCGCGACCCGCAGGCGCCCGAGACCGTCGTCGACATCGCGACGCTGCCCGCCGAGGGCGAAGGCATCAGGGCGCTGCGCGGCGGCCGCATCGGCATGATCTTCCAGGAGCCGATGTCGTCGCTCTCGCCGGTCCACACCATCGGCGACCAGATCGAGGAAGCGCTGCTCCTGCACCGGCCGATGCCGAAAGCGGAAGCCCGCGAATTGATCGAGGCGATGCTGAGGCGCGTCGGCTTTAAGGACCCGAAGCGCGCCTTCGGACTCTATTCCTTCGAGCTCTCCGGCGGCCTGCGCCAGCGTGCCATGCTCGCGATGGCGCTGATCTGCCAGCCGGCCCTGCTGATCGCCGACGAGCCGACCACCGCGCTCGACGTCACCATTCAGGCCCAGGTGCTCGACCTGATGCGCGATCTCCAGGCCGAGATGGGCATGGCGATCCTGCTCATCACCCATGATCTCGGCGTCGTCGCCAACATGGCCGACGAGGTCGTCGTGATCTTCCACGGCGAAATCATGGAGCGCGGCCCGGTCGAGGACATCTTCCGGCGCCCGCGCCATCCCTATCTCAAGGCCCTGCTCGACGCCTCCCCGCATTTCGACATGCAGGATGGCGAGCGGCTGGTCGCGCTCAGAGAGGCGCGCCCGCGCCCGGTTGTCGCCGCGCCCCCGCCGAAGCCCGCTGCGGACGCAGCCCCGCTGCTCAGCGTCCGCGGCCTGCACAAGACCTATGTCACCGGGTCGCGCGGATTCTTCGGCAAAGGCAGCCAGACCAGCGTCAAGGCCGTCGATGATGTCTCTTTCGATATCAGGCGCGGCGAATGCCTTGGCCTCGTCGGCGAAAGCGGCTGCGGCAAGACCACCGTCAGCAAGATCATCATGCGCGCTGTCACGCCCGATTCCGGCGAGATCGTCTTCGACGACGGGCGCCAGCGGGTCGACGTGCTCGGGCTCGACGGCGAGGATCTCCGCAGGTTCCGCCCGCGCGTCCAGATGATCTTCCAGGACCCGGTCTCGTCGCTGTCGCCACGCATGACCGTGATGAACATCCTGCGCGAGCCGTTGGTCATTCATGACCGGGGCGATGCGGCAGAACAGGACGAGCGGGTGCGCAATCTGATGCAGGATGTCGGGCTCGATACCCGCTTCCTCAACCGCTATCCGCATTCCTTCTCGGGCGGACAGCGCCAGCGGATCGGCATCGCCCGTGCGCTCGCGCTCGATCCGGAACTGATCATCTGCGACGAGCCCGTCTCGGCGCTCGACGTCTCCGTTCAGGCCCAGATCCTCAACCTGCTCAAGGACCTGCAGGCCGAGCGCGGCCTGACCTTCCTCTTCATCTCGCACAATCTCGCCGTGGTGAACTACATGGCGGACCGGATCGCGGTGATGGCCAATGGCAGGATCGTCGAACTGGCGCCGCGCCACGCCCTCTTCACCCGTCCGACCCACCCCTACACCAAGGCATTGCTGCGCTCGGTACCCTTCGCGGATCTCGACCGCAGACTCGACTTCAAGCTGGCGGCGCCCGGCGGGGCCTCCGACGACAGCCACTGGGACAAGGCGTTCAAGGCCGGAGCGGACGAGGACGCACTGGCGCATCTGCCACTCGGCGACGGCCATTACGTGCTGGCGCGGCGCAATGCCGATATCCGGGAGCTGGTGCCATGA